In one window of Caenimonas aquaedulcis DNA:
- the kefC gene encoding glutathione-regulated potassium-efflux system protein KefC, protein MEHAPAWLTNSLIYLGAAVFAVPLSRALGLGSIIGYLAAGIAIGPWGLALVTNAPDILHFAEFGVVLMLFLVGLELEPRRLWSLRRPIFGWGSAQVLGCAALLCVAAMLAGQTWRVSLVAALGLALSSTAIALQVMGERNLLPTSSGQSGFSILLFQDVAAIPILALLPLLGGVADNDAADANRWLEAAKIVAVIGGIVLGGRLLLRPLLRWIAKSKTPEIFTAASLLLVVAIAALMQLVGLSMALGAFLAGVLLAESEYRRELETDIEPFKGLLLGLFFIAVGMSIDFGVLMRSPGLMAAVVIGFLAIKAAVIYTLSRLMDLPMQERPVFTLLLAQGGEFAFVVFQAATGAGVIAPETSSLLIGAVAVSMLLSPVILVAVDKLLLPRWANCNVPKLAEISEQQHAPIIIAGFGRYGQIIGRLLGAQGLGATVLDHDADMIEAARSFGYKVFYGDATRLDLLRTAGAETAKILMIAVDDKEQSLAIVDLAREHFPHLELIVRAKDVTHWNELRDRGVMHVERELFESSLRSARSVLEALGYAPHEARAHAMRFRRHNLELFEQMYPHRKDRAKLIAVIKQGRAQLEEQMAQERAEREKRRIESRSRPAGWGSEDAAGGD, encoded by the coding sequence ATGGAACACGCACCCGCCTGGCTGACCAACAGCCTGATCTATCTCGGCGCGGCGGTGTTCGCCGTTCCCCTGTCGCGCGCGCTCGGGCTGGGCTCGATCATCGGCTACCTCGCGGCGGGCATCGCGATCGGCCCCTGGGGCCTCGCGCTCGTCACCAACGCGCCCGACATCCTCCACTTTGCGGAATTCGGCGTGGTGCTGATGCTGTTCCTCGTGGGCCTGGAACTGGAGCCGCGGCGCCTGTGGAGCCTGCGCCGCCCGATCTTCGGCTGGGGAAGCGCGCAGGTGCTCGGTTGCGCCGCGCTTTTGTGCGTCGCCGCGATGCTGGCCGGCCAGACGTGGCGCGTGAGCCTCGTCGCTGCGCTCGGGCTGGCGCTCTCCTCCACCGCGATCGCGCTGCAGGTGATGGGCGAGCGCAACCTGCTGCCGACCTCCAGCGGGCAGTCGGGCTTTTCCATCCTCCTGTTCCAGGACGTCGCCGCCATTCCCATCCTGGCGCTCCTGCCCCTCCTGGGCGGTGTCGCGGACAACGACGCGGCGGACGCCAACCGCTGGCTGGAAGCCGCGAAGATCGTTGCCGTGATCGGCGGCATCGTGCTGGGCGGCCGGCTGCTGCTGCGCCCCCTTCTGCGCTGGATCGCCAAGAGCAAGACGCCGGAGATCTTCACCGCCGCCTCGCTCCTGCTCGTCGTCGCCATCGCGGCGCTGATGCAACTCGTGGGACTGTCGATGGCATTGGGTGCGTTCCTCGCGGGCGTGCTGCTCGCGGAAAGCGAATACCGCCGCGAACTCGAAACGGACATCGAGCCCTTCAAGGGCCTGCTGCTGGGCCTCTTCTTCATTGCCGTCGGCATGAGCATCGACTTCGGCGTGTTGATGCGCTCGCCCGGCCTGATGGCGGCGGTCGTGATCGGCTTCCTGGCCATCAAGGCCGCGGTGATCTACACGCTGTCCCGGCTGATGGACCTGCCGATGCAGGAGCGGCCGGTGTTCACGCTGCTGCTCGCGCAGGGCGGCGAATTCGCCTTCGTGGTCTTCCAGGCGGCGACGGGCGCCGGCGTGATCGCCCCCGAAACCTCGTCGCTTCTGATCGGCGCCGTGGCGGTTTCGATGCTGCTCAGCCCCGTCATCCTTGTCGCCGTGGACAAGCTGCTGCTGCCCCGCTGGGCCAACTGCAACGTGCCGAAGCTCGCGGAGATCAGCGAGCAGCAGCACGCGCCCATCATCATCGCGGGCTTCGGGCGCTACGGCCAGATCATCGGGCGCCTGCTGGGCGCGCAAGGCCTCGGCGCGACGGTGCTGGACCACGATGCGGACATGATCGAGGCCGCGCGGTCCTTCGGCTACAAGGTCTTCTACGGCGACGCCACGCGCCTGGACCTGCTGCGCACCGCGGGCGCGGAGACGGCGAAGATCCTCATGATCGCCGTCGACGACAAGGAGCAGTCGCTCGCCATCGTCGATCTCGCGCGCGAACACTTCCCGCACCTCGAACTGATCGTGCGGGCCAAGGACGTGACGCACTGGAACGAATTGCGCGACCGCGGCGTGATGCATGTCGAGCGGGAACTGTTCGAGTCCAGCCTGCGCAGCGCCCGGTCGGTGCTGGAGGCGCTCGGCTACGCGCCGCACGAGGCGCGCGCCCACGCGATGCGCTTTCGCCGCCACAACCTGGAACTCTTCGAGCAGATGTATCCGCACCGCAAGGACCGCGCGAAGCTGATCGCGGTCATCAAGCAGGGCCGCGCGCAGCTGGAGGAGCAGATGGCGCAGGAACGCGCCGAGCGCGAGAAACGCCGCATCGAGAGCCGGTCGCGGCCCGCCGGCTGGGGCAGCGAAGACGCCGCCGGCGGCGACTGA
- a CDS encoding NAD(P)H-dependent oxidoreductase: protein MDEMTTDGQSSGVLILAAHPNWRESRVNARLVAAAAGVPGVQVRDLYALYPDYDIDVPAEQRAVEAATLVVLLHPIQWYSMPALFKLWLDEVLTYGWAYGANGGVLQGKDVWLVATTGGPESSYHPQSYNRYFFDAFLPPYEQTAALCGMRFLPPLMLHGANRASEQEIADHAQVFADRLRTYPQWPELDDLEQCPACVVPLTDRPGNSPGTR from the coding sequence ATGGATGAGATGACGACAGACGGGCAATCCTCAGGTGTCCTGATCCTCGCGGCGCACCCCAACTGGCGCGAGTCGCGGGTGAACGCCCGCCTGGTCGCGGCCGCGGCCGGCGTTCCGGGCGTCCAGGTGAGGGATCTCTATGCGCTCTACCCCGACTACGACATCGACGTCCCGGCGGAGCAGCGTGCCGTCGAAGCGGCCACGCTGGTCGTGCTCCTGCACCCGATCCAGTGGTACTCCATGCCCGCCCTCTTCAAGCTGTGGCTGGACGAAGTACTCACCTACGGGTGGGCGTACGGCGCCAACGGCGGCGTGCTGCAAGGCAAGGACGTGTGGCTGGTGGCCACCACCGGCGGGCCCGAGAGCTCCTACCACCCGCAAAGCTACAACCGCTACTTCTTCGACGCGTTCCTGCCGCCCTACGAACAGACGGCCGCGCTGTGCGGCATGCGCTTCCTGCCGCCGCTGATGCTGCACGGCGCGAACCGGGCGAGCGAACAGGAGATCGCCGATCACGCGCAGGTGTTCGCGGATCGCCTGCGCACCTATCCGCAGTGGCCGGAGCTGGACGATCTCGAACAATGCCCCGCCTGCGTGGTGCCCCTGACGGACCGCCCCGGCAATTCTCCCGGGACACGCTGA
- a CDS encoding ParA family protein, translating to MPVVVVANPKGGVGKSTMATNIAGYYASKGHAVMLGDADRQQSSRLWLGLRPPNARPIATWDFGEGNIARPPKGTSHVVLDTPAGMHGKMFKDVLQLADKVVVPLQPSIFDIFATRAFLDELAEHRKAGKMQVGIVGMRVDPRTIAADKLHEFVDSLGLPVLGYLRHTQNYIHLAARGLTLFDVAPGRVERDLEQWQGICRWLDK from the coding sequence ATGCCGGTCGTGGTTGTAGCCAATCCCAAAGGCGGCGTCGGAAAGTCGACGATGGCCACCAACATTGCCGGCTACTACGCCAGCAAGGGCCATGCCGTCATGCTCGGCGACGCCGATCGCCAGCAGTCCTCCCGGCTCTGGCTGGGCTTGCGCCCGCCCAATGCACGCCCCATCGCCACCTGGGATTTCGGCGAGGGTAACATCGCGCGCCCGCCCAAGGGCACGTCCCACGTGGTGCTGGACACGCCGGCCGGGATGCACGGCAAGATGTTCAAGGACGTCCTGCAGCTCGCGGACAAGGTCGTCGTGCCCCTGCAGCCGAGCATCTTCGACATCTTCGCGACACGCGCCTTTCTCGACGAGCTCGCCGAGCACCGCAAGGCCGGGAAGATGCAGGTGGGCATTGTCGGGATGCGCGTCGATCCGCGCACCATCGCCGCGGACAAGCTGCACGAGTTCGTGGACAGCCTGGGACTGCCCGTGCTGGGCTACCTGCGGCACACGCAGAACTACATCCACCTGGCGGCCCGCGGCCTTACCTTGTTCGACGTGGCGCCGGGCCGTGTCGAACGCGACCTGGAGCAGTGGCAGGGCATCTGTCGCTGGCTGGACAAGTAA
- a CDS encoding MaoC family dehydratase: protein MKILQDLSELPALVGRDVAVSDWVTVTQEQVNLFAQATGDHQWIHVDVEKAKAGPFGGPIAHGFLTLSLIPKFFETSMEIRNSRMGVNYGLNKVRFTSPVPVGSRLRGHMKLLACDPIDNGGVQMTWLVTVEREGSDKPACVAESLTRRYP from the coding sequence ATGAAAATCCTCCAGGACTTGTCGGAGTTGCCCGCGCTCGTGGGCCGGGACGTCGCGGTGAGCGACTGGGTCACGGTGACGCAGGAGCAGGTGAACCTGTTCGCGCAGGCCACCGGCGACCACCAGTGGATCCACGTGGACGTGGAGAAGGCGAAGGCCGGCCCCTTCGGCGGGCCGATCGCCCACGGCTTCCTCACCCTGTCGCTGATCCCGAAGTTCTTCGAGACCTCGATGGAGATCCGCAACAGCCGCATGGGCGTGAACTACGGCCTGAACAAGGTGCGCTTCACCTCGCCGGTGCCCGTGGGCAGCCGGCTGCGTGGTCACATGAAGCTCCTGGCCTGCGACCCCATCGACAACGGCGGGGTTCAGATGACCTGGCTGGTGACGGTCGAGCGCGAGGGAAGCGACAAGCCCGCGTGCGTCGCCGAGTCGCTCACCCGGCGCTACCCCTGA
- a CDS encoding tRNA (cytidine(34)-2'-O)-methyltransferase — MFNIVLVEPEIPPNTGNVIRLAANTGCALHLVEPLGFSMDDRHMRRAGLDYHEYAEVRRYLDWPAFLAQVRPDPGRMFALTTHGTRAVHDTAFRPGDWLVFGSETRGLAPSLRDSFPAAQRLRLPMREGQRSLNLSNAVAVTVFEAWRQNGFA, encoded by the coding sequence ATGTTCAACATCGTCCTCGTCGAGCCCGAGATCCCGCCCAACACGGGAAACGTGATCCGCCTCGCGGCCAACACGGGCTGCGCCCTGCACCTGGTCGAGCCCCTCGGCTTCTCGATGGACGACAGGCACATGCGCCGCGCGGGCCTGGACTACCACGAGTACGCCGAGGTCAGGCGGTACCTGGATTGGCCCGCGTTCCTCGCGCAGGTGCGACCCGATCCGGGGCGGATGTTCGCGCTCACGACGCACGGCACGCGCGCCGTGCACGACACGGCGTTCCGCCCGGGCGACTGGCTGGTCTTCGGCTCCGAAACCCGTGGCCTGGCCCCGTCCTTGCGCGATTCGTTTCCGGCGGCGCAGCGCCTGCGCCTCCCGATGCGCGAAGGCCAGCGCAGCCTCAACCTGTCGAATGCAGTGGCCGTGACGGTGTTCGAGGCCTGGCGCCAGAACGGATTCGCCTAG
- a CDS encoding ComF family protein, with amino-acid sequence MIPSQCAVCRAWPAQPVCEACISRFAQPSARCSRCALPVADGIRECGRCAGDHGALDACHAAVSYGYPWSNLVADFKFSGHAAWARAFALLMRSAPWFEPSLDAADLVLAMPLAPRRLARRGYNQSLLLARALAPAKADATLLVRVRETAEQAALDRRERLKNVQSAFAVDPMRVAQVRGRRIAIVDDVMTSGASMRAAALALRQAGARHVTGLVLARTDDPAA; translated from the coding sequence GTGATCCCCAGCCAGTGCGCGGTCTGCCGGGCATGGCCCGCGCAACCGGTGTGCGAAGCCTGCATTTCGCGCTTCGCGCAGCCTTCGGCACGCTGCAGCCGCTGCGCCCTGCCCGTTGCGGATGGGATCCGCGAATGCGGCCGCTGCGCCGGCGACCACGGCGCACTTGATGCCTGCCATGCCGCCGTTTCGTACGGATACCCGTGGTCGAACCTGGTCGCGGACTTCAAGTTCTCGGGGCACGCCGCGTGGGCGCGCGCCTTCGCCTTGCTCATGCGCAGCGCGCCGTGGTTCGAGCCGTCGCTGGACGCCGCGGATCTCGTGCTGGCGATGCCGCTCGCGCCCAGGCGCCTGGCCCGGCGCGGCTACAACCAGTCGCTGCTGCTGGCCCGCGCGCTCGCCCCGGCCAAGGCCGATGCCACCCTGCTCGTTCGCGTGCGCGAGACCGCCGAGCAGGCGGCACTCGACCGCCGCGAACGCCTGAAGAACGTGCAGTCGGCCTTCGCCGTGGACCCGATGCGTGTCGCCCAGGTCCGCGGCCGTCGCATCGCGATCGTCGATGACGTGATGACCAGCGGCGCGTCGATGCGGGCCGCGGCCCTGGCCTTGCGACAGGCGGGCGCTCGCCACGTCACGGGCCTGGTGCTCGCGCGCACGGACGATCCCGCGGCCTGA
- a CDS encoding cysteine hydrolase family protein, which produces MSKFPDRPRSALLVIDVQNDVVATAWMRTQVISNIAELVRKARAAGTPVVWVQHSDDWLPAGSEPWQIVPELQPLPGEPRIGKHFRSSFEETTLDALLEELRVGRLFICGAQTNFCVRHTTHAAIERGYDVTLVADAHTTSDEPWQSRVIPAASIVDELNRACMDYRLPYRSSGLVTTADADFA; this is translated from the coding sequence ATGAGCAAATTTCCGGATCGCCCGCGTTCGGCGCTACTCGTGATCGACGTCCAGAACGACGTCGTGGCCACCGCGTGGATGCGCACGCAGGTCATCTCCAATATCGCCGAGCTGGTGCGCAAGGCCCGCGCCGCGGGCACGCCCGTGGTCTGGGTCCAGCACTCGGACGACTGGCTGCCCGCCGGCAGCGAACCCTGGCAGATCGTCCCCGAGCTGCAGCCCCTGCCCGGCGAGCCGAGGATCGGCAAGCACTTTCGCAGCTCGTTCGAGGAAACGACCCTCGACGCGCTGCTCGAGGAACTCCGCGTGGGCCGCCTCTTCATCTGCGGCGCGCAGACCAACTTCTGCGTGCGCCACACCACCCATGCGGCGATCGAACGCGGCTACGACGTCACGCTCGTCGCGGACGCCCACACCACGTCGGACGAACCCTGGCAGTCGCGCGTGATCCCCGCCGCCTCCATCGTGGACGAACTGAACCGCGCCTGCATGGACTATCGCCTGCCCTACCGCAGCAGCGGTCTCGTGACGACGGCCGACGCGGACTTCGCGTGA
- a CDS encoding methyltransferase domain-containing protein: MATHAPPTIDPAAARHWERAAPRRSPWLHDEVARRMAERLQWIKLEPRSWAHWAPVRGGMAAQPLVEARYPRAECVVAHEAALPAGFARPWWKLGAPAIRVGPVPDGSVQMLWANMALHMSAAPQALIAQWHRALEPDGFLMFSCLGPDTLRELRALYRELGWPPAGHEFTDMHDWGDMLVEAGFAEPVMDMERITLTWETAERLLEELRELGANLHPARFGALRGRSWRSRLAQELTRALAQPDGRLALTFEIIYGHAMKPAPRVRMSEHSAVSLRDMRTMLQRGGGERG, translated from the coding sequence ATGGCCACGCACGCCCCGCCCACCATCGACCCCGCAGCAGCGCGGCACTGGGAGCGCGCCGCGCCGCGGCGCTCGCCATGGCTCCATGACGAAGTGGCCCGCCGCATGGCCGAGCGCCTGCAGTGGATCAAGCTGGAGCCCCGGTCATGGGCGCACTGGGCACCGGTGCGCGGCGGCATGGCCGCGCAGCCGCTGGTGGAGGCGAGGTATCCCCGGGCCGAATGCGTCGTGGCGCACGAAGCGGCGCTTCCCGCCGGGTTCGCGCGGCCCTGGTGGAAGCTCGGGGCCCCCGCGATCCGCGTCGGCCCGGTACCCGACGGCAGCGTGCAGATGCTCTGGGCCAACATGGCGCTGCACATGTCGGCGGCGCCGCAGGCGTTGATCGCGCAGTGGCACCGGGCGCTGGAGCCTGACGGTTTCCTGATGTTCTCCTGCCTGGGCCCGGACACGCTGCGCGAGTTGCGGGCCCTCTACCGAGAGCTCGGCTGGCCGCCGGCCGGGCATGAATTCACCGACATGCACGACTGGGGCGACATGCTGGTGGAGGCGGGATTCGCGGAGCCGGTGATGGACATGGAGCGCATCACGCTCACGTGGGAGACCGCGGAGCGGCTCCTGGAAGAATTGCGGGAGCTCGGTGCGAACCTGCATCCGGCGCGCTTTGGCGCGCTGCGCGGCAGGAGCTGGCGCTCGCGCCTGGCGCAAGAGCTCACGCGCGCGCTCGCGCAGCCCGACGGCCGGCTGGCGCTCACCTTCGAGATCATCTACGGGCACGCGATGAAACCCGCGCCGCGGGTGCGGATGAGCGAACACAGCGCGGTCTCGCTGCGCGACATGCGCACGATGCTGCAGCGGGGCGGCGGTGAAAGAGGCTGA
- a CDS encoding DUF2244 domain-containing protein: MSLFRFATVQGQNIHWFLKRNCSVTPAQLGWLYASLCVVSLGIGTVFWFHGAVMVLPFAWAELMAVGVAFLVYARHARDGETISLQGRQLVVELENAGHLERAEFNRDWVRVEPCAGDRSLIELSGQGRRVNVGRYVRPELRPVLAQEIRRALRGAGGETGLI, encoded by the coding sequence ATGTCGCTATTTCGTTTCGCCACTGTCCAGGGCCAGAACATCCACTGGTTTTTGAAGCGCAACTGCTCGGTCACACCCGCCCAATTGGGCTGGCTGTACGCCTCGTTGTGCGTGGTGTCGCTCGGGATCGGCACGGTTTTCTGGTTCCACGGCGCCGTGATGGTGCTGCCGTTCGCGTGGGCCGAGCTCATGGCGGTCGGCGTGGCCTTCCTCGTGTATGCGCGGCATGCGCGCGATGGAGAGACGATTTCGCTCCAGGGCCGCCAGTTGGTCGTGGAGCTGGAGAATGCCGGACACCTGGAGCGCGCGGAGTTCAACCGCGACTGGGTCCGGGTCGAGCCTTGCGCCGGTGACCGCTCGCTGATCGAGCTGTCGGGCCAGGGGCGGCGGGTGAACGTGGGGCGCTACGTGCGCCCCGAACTGCGCCCGGTGCTGGCGCAGGAGATTCGCAGGGCGCTGCGCGGGGCGGGCGGCGAAACAGGTTTGATTTGA
- the coxB gene encoding cytochrome c oxidase subunit II yields MKSHCYKLGYQLASLLFAAAAFSPAAHAVNDLPGGPGVRQLNLHPAVTRIAEEQAWLHWFMLIACTVIFIAVFSVMFYSIWKHRKAVGHKPANFHESVTVEVIWTIVPFLIVIGMALPATKVLVASKDTTNADLTVKATGYQWKWGYDYIKGEGEGVSFLSTLDSTHREMSNDGAKGAMPDDYLLKVDNPLVVPVNKKVRVITTANDVIHAWGVPAFGVKQDAIPGFVRDTWFRSEKTGDFYGQCYELCGKEHAYMPIHVKVLSAADYTKWVDGEKKKMAALQDDPAKVWTLADITARGEKVYAANCAACHQPNGKGAGPILPLDGSPVVNDADKSKQIQVVLNGRNAMPAWKQLSDTDIAAVISFTKNNWSNHTGQLVQPAEVLAQRK; encoded by the coding sequence ATGAAGAGCCATTGCTACAAGTTGGGCTACCAGTTGGCCTCGTTGCTGTTCGCGGCGGCCGCGTTTAGCCCGGCGGCCCATGCGGTCAACGACCTGCCCGGCGGGCCCGGCGTTCGCCAGCTGAACCTGCACCCCGCGGTCACCCGCATCGCCGAGGAGCAGGCCTGGCTGCACTGGTTCATGCTGATCGCCTGCACGGTGATCTTCATCGCCGTGTTCAGCGTCATGTTCTATTCCATCTGGAAGCACCGCAAGGCGGTGGGCCACAAGCCGGCCAACTTCCACGAGTCCGTCACCGTCGAGGTGATCTGGACCATCGTCCCCTTCCTCATCGTGATCGGCATGGCGCTGCCGGCCACCAAGGTGCTCGTCGCGTCCAAGGACACGACCAACGCCGACCTCACCGTCAAGGCGACCGGCTACCAGTGGAAATGGGGCTACGACTACATCAAGGGCGAAGGCGAGGGCGTCTCCTTCCTGTCCACGCTGGACAGCACGCACCGCGAAATGTCCAATGACGGCGCCAAGGGCGCGATGCCCGACGATTACCTGCTGAAGGTCGACAACCCGCTGGTGGTGCCGGTGAACAAGAAGGTTCGCGTCATCACCACCGCCAACGACGTGATCCACGCCTGGGGCGTGCCCGCCTTCGGCGTCAAGCAGGATGCGATCCCCGGCTTCGTGCGCGACACGTGGTTCCGCAGCGAAAAGACCGGCGATTTCTACGGCCAGTGCTACGAGCTTTGCGGCAAGGAGCACGCCTACATGCCGATCCACGTGAAGGTGCTCTCCGCTGCCGACTACACGAAGTGGGTCGACGGCGAGAAGAAGAAGATGGCGGCCCTGCAGGACGACCCCGCCAAGGTCTGGACGCTCGCCGACATCACCGCGCGCGGCGAGAAGGTGTATGCCGCCAACTGCGCGGCCTGCCACCAGCCCAACGGCAAGGGCGCCGGCCCGATCCTGCCGCTGGACGGCTCCCCGGTCGTCAACGACGCCGACAAGTCCAAGCAGATCCAGGTGGTGCTCAATGGCCGCAATGCGATGCCGGCCTGGAAGCAGCTTTCGGACACCGACATCGCGGCCGTGATCAGCTTCACCAAGAACAACTGGTCCAACCACACCGGCCAGCTGGTGCAGCCCGCTGAAGTGCTGGCCCAGCGCAAGTAA
- the ctaD gene encoding cytochrome c oxidase subunit I, with protein MSAVLDHPAHDHDHDHHDHAPTGWRRWVYATNHKDIGTLYLLFSFFMLMFGGLLAMLIRLELFQPGLQFVNPELFNQLTTMHGLIMVFGAIMPAFVGFANWMIPLQIGAADMAFARMNNFSFWLLIPAGLMLVGSFFMPGGAPAAGWTLYAPLTLQMGPSMDAGIFAMHILGASSIMGSINIIVTILNMRAPGMTLMKMPMFSWTWLITAYLLIAVMPVLAGAITMTLTDRHFGTTFFNPAGGGDPVMYQHIFWFFGHPEVYIMILPAFGIISQVVPAFSRKRLFGYASMVYATSSIAILSFIVWAHHMFTTGMPVTGQLFFMYATMLIAVPTAVKIFNWIATMWQGSMTFETPMLFAVGFIFVFTMGGFTGLILAMAPVDLLLQDTYYVVAHFHYVLVAGSLYAMFAGFYYWSPKWTGVMYNETRGKIHFWWSLIAFNVTFFPMHFLGLAGMPRRYADYPMQFADFNMLASLGGFAFGLAQVYFFFAIVLPVMRGKGEPASQRPWNDADGKGAEGLEWEVPSPAPFHTFETPPKLDITATKILDARVQPEHPLGSHH; from the coding sequence ATGAGCGCCGTCCTCGACCATCCCGCACACGACCACGATCACGACCATCACGACCACGCGCCGACCGGCTGGCGGCGGTGGGTCTACGCGACGAACCACAAGGACATCGGCACGCTGTACCTGCTGTTCTCCTTTTTCATGCTGATGTTCGGCGGCCTGCTGGCGATGCTGATCCGCCTGGAGCTGTTCCAGCCGGGCCTGCAGTTCGTGAACCCGGAGCTGTTCAACCAGCTCACGACGATGCACGGCCTGATCATGGTGTTCGGCGCGATCATGCCGGCGTTCGTCGGCTTCGCGAACTGGATGATCCCGCTGCAGATCGGCGCGGCCGACATGGCTTTCGCGCGGATGAACAACTTCAGCTTCTGGCTGCTGATCCCCGCGGGCCTGATGCTCGTCGGCTCGTTCTTTATGCCCGGCGGAGCCCCCGCCGCGGGCTGGACGCTGTACGCGCCGCTCACGCTGCAGATGGGCCCGTCGATGGACGCCGGCATCTTCGCGATGCACATCCTCGGTGCCTCGTCGATCATGGGTTCGATCAACATCATCGTCACCATCCTCAACATGCGCGCTCCCGGCATGACGCTGATGAAGATGCCGATGTTCTCGTGGACCTGGCTGATCACCGCCTACCTGCTGATCGCGGTGATGCCCGTGCTCGCCGGCGCGATCACCATGACGCTGACGGACCGCCACTTCGGCACGACGTTCTTCAACCCCGCAGGCGGCGGCGACCCGGTGATGTACCAGCACATCTTCTGGTTCTTCGGCCACCCCGAGGTCTACATCATGATCCTGCCGGCCTTCGGCATCATCAGCCAGGTCGTGCCCGCTTTCTCCCGCAAACGCCTGTTCGGCTACGCCTCCATGGTGTATGCGACGTCCTCGATCGCGATCCTGTCCTTCATCGTGTGGGCGCACCACATGTTCACCACCGGCATGCCGGTGACGGGCCAGCTGTTCTTCATGTACGCGACGATGCTGATCGCGGTGCCCACGGCCGTGAAGATCTTCAACTGGATCGCGACGATGTGGCAGGGCTCGATGACCTTCGAAACCCCGATGCTGTTCGCCGTCGGCTTCATCTTCGTGTTCACCATGGGCGGCTTCACCGGCCTCATCCTGGCCATGGCTCCGGTCGACCTGCTGCTGCAGGACACCTACTACGTCGTCGCCCACTTCCACTACGTGCTGGTGGCCGGCTCGCTGTACGCGATGTTCGCGGGCTTCTACTACTGGTCGCCCAAGTGGACGGGCGTGATGTACAACGAGACGCGCGGCAAGATCCACTTCTGGTGGTCGCTCATCGCCTTCAACGTCACGTTCTTCCCGATGCACTTCCTGGGCCTGGCCGGCATGCCGCGCCGCTATGCCGACTACCCGATGCAGTTCGCGGACTTCAACATGCTCGCGTCGCTCGGCGGTTTCGCCTTCGGCCTGGCGCAGGTGTATTTCTTCTTCGCGATCGTGCTGCCCGTCATGCGCGGCAAGGGCGAGCCGGCGTCGCAGCGCCCGTGGAATGATGCCGACGGCAAAGGCGCCGAGGGCCTGGAGTGGGAAGTGCCGTCGCCGGCGCCGTTCCACACCTTCGAGACGCCTCCCAAGCTCGATATCACCGCCACGAAGATCCTGGATGCGCGGG